The DNA window TCGCAGAAAATAACAGCACTGTCAGCACAAACCATTTAAAAACAATGCTCTTTTTCATAGATGTTCCTCTTCAAATCTATACCCCATACGGATAACCGTGACAATGCAGCTGCCTTTACCGCCCAGCTTAGCACGCAGATTTCTGATATGGCTGTTTATTGTCTTTTCGTCACCATAAAAATCATAACTCCATATCTTAGTGATTAGCTGCTCCCTGGTGATTACAATCCCTTTATTTTGCATTAAGTAAGCGAGAATTTCAAATTCCGTGTGAGTCAAATTAATTATATCGCCATCTACAGAAACAAGTCTTGCACCCATATTTATAACAATCCCGCCGGTTGATGTCAGCATTCCATCCATAGTAACCGGGGATTTTTCAAGAAACCGCTTCACTTTTGCCATAAGAACACGGGGACTATATGGCTTAATCAGATAATCATCCGCTCCCAACTCATATCCAAGTAGAGAATCATCCTCATCTGAACGCGCGGTCAGAATTATTATAGGGATTCCTGAATTTTTACGTATTCTGCGGCATACTGACCAGCCGTCAATCTTCGGCAGAACAATATCCAATATAACTAGGTCAACCGAATTCGACAGAAACAGTTCTAATGCCCTTTCACCGTCTGAGGCCTCCAATACCTGATATCCGTCCTCGATTAGATAATCGGCAATCACTTCACGTAAAATATCTTCGTCTTCAACGACCAATATTTTATTCATCCCATACCTCCGTCAGCGTCCTTACAAACTTAATTTGTACGGAATTTATCCTATTTTTTTATTCTACATCTTTTTTATATACTCAATAGCTATCTGGATGGCATATTATTTATGACACAGCTGTTGGTGAAACCGGAGTTTTTAATTTAAATACAGGCTGTACTTCTCCTACTTTTTGATTTAAGGAGTTTATGATATCTATCATATGAAAAGATTTAAGAGCCATCTCTTCTTGAGCATTTATATAACCTAATTGATTCAGTACTTCCATGACGGCACATGAAAGCACCCTCATATTACCGTCTTCAATTTTTACAGCAATGCCAATACCGTGCTCTAAAATGCCAATGCAATAAACTGAATCTGCCCCTAACTTTCCTATCATCTTCCCATGTGTATGCTTAATTAATTCCGTACAAAAACCGTCTGTGCCTGCAATCATTTCAGGGTATTCCAGCATGGCTCCTACA is part of the Oxobacter pfennigii genome and encodes:
- a CDS encoding response regulator transcription factor, with translation MNKILVVEDEDILREVIADYLIEDGYQVLEASDGERALELFLSNSVDLVILDIVLPKIDGWSVCRRIRKNSGIPIIILTARSDEDDSLLGYELGADDYLIKPYSPRVLMAKVKRFLEKSPVTMDGMLTSTGGIVINMGARLVSVDGDIINLTHTEFEILAYLMQNKGIVITREQLITKIWSYDFYGDEKTINSHIRNLRAKLGGKGSCIVTVIRMGYRFEEEHL